Proteins encoded within one genomic window of Trichoderma asperellum chromosome 2, complete sequence:
- a CDS encoding uncharacterized protein (EggNog:ENOG41), with protein MSDEVSQFLEQVERLRGQQIEDEEMRAREREEFLAAKRERQARREERARSISPQKSSPANTPSPRTLRRTVNLSESLRLDSPAGEAIEKLRERPAGSEKPLGTDSQSDAMLYSTPSTKENEAPEDLDAKRGDAAAASRASPLAWQRRTNRSNSRPLSVYAAQNAAQSATSKPFAETQEPHEPPSPTQPLSKDQIAKSLASKDASWFRQTADRGADSAAYRKNQVEDDDRLDMSSLSSQLPGMTSENSSERPVSRGSENVFSKLSAPFTLNPLGFDNPSAEKPQTEPVASTPTGRSSPVRTTSPTKGMGGFVQSAMMKRSDSVKRWSVASPPGLTRPENMATHRGSVDRTLSRPQSMFIRDPTTTTTTPGTSRSASRPSSRPASRHGGEESAFESSPRERRPKTPSSTSPPPFQKSGLPDDASLPVSPSKTMEPRRWSPQKSSWLESALNKPDSPKLPPKPASSQQPAWMVELNKNKTGRGNPTPEPARPSHKHQVSIDGLMRSTPMGSRLNLNTTGLGGIYSPPGTQSAAPNRASMQNFPPVSERPRSKSRGAVADAKDEMAVERPRSKSRGAFADVRDEVAERPRSKSRGAFAEARDEVLAERPRSKSRGALADVRDEVREKRSESLSSVANPLPARVKPEAPPKKDLDFRSNLRPRAAEAPAPKTQEPEFKAVFGTLRRTKTQNFKAPDELKDNILRGKAALNATDGPQKSTIRDDFKDAIQKKRDDFKKAQSEGKGIAANTITKPKPLLPEALAIRAELGKPTAGLQQDAPSETRTPSGQSMKPDSPKPNPPQRKSSQVNLARQSSPSLTPTKDPLTERPRLDDAETDTQTKIEPSPHSPGLLKKKSAPSKLGGLAGRFNPALAGMLARGPPPPALNGGNRAEESRQAGGDPQPSQPGPQLTHMTKGRARGPKRKAPSNVSNATTTSTNIPSELPLANRQPAAVGKQNLPTPFEAKKPAPLPAQDRVATKPDVPSKPKPIEPKKMEVESRPAEHVAPLNFRRRMTQPEIPAQEILAQPEAESPKKLDMKRVSKFFEQTNNTATSEPPRQPNKLSPQKTGTWEPVKAATPVSEPAKEPTKLTQQKTGGGWSPVKKAERSLPDPRSSTPNVGETKPAVVKLAVSEPVSAAVKAPLPGPKPSAFNMPPKEIEARPLPQLQAEPVPPSPARPQTGHGSDVSAILHDFFAPPYKRIPCDMDPADILTNYPKFGAKIKTLSFHMFQIDGSGKQTIVPAHRERVLFEQEMYVAGHNFTNEAGWKVREVYFWIGDEVADADEDVAEAVAQQEARQLGGKLIKIRQGKETSEFLQALGGVATIRRGGSTRYDSLAPTMLCGRRYQGQVAFDEVDMTTASLCAGFAYLITHSGNCYLWKGKGSDVDELSCARLIGMDLTLTGQLIEYDEGSEPASFWDMLEGQAKPHSADHWRLKPSYGKYNSRLFCSDAESRQQIYEISPFNQADMSTFNIYVLDAFFEMYIIVGSQAQSEYASFRNALDFAQEYAVLAASMEDRPFIPISTVVLEGVPRDLKRVFRKWTDERCPTLLQVPSGESGLKRGRSLRVVPLTQAILALKE; from the exons ATGTCGGACGAAGTATCCCAGTTCCTCGAGCAGGTCGAGCGCCTGCGCGGGCAGCAgattgaagatgaggaaatgCGAGCCCGAGAGCGGGAGGAATTTCTTGCCGCGAAGCGAGAGCGCCAGGCCAGGAGAGAGG AACGCGCCAGATCAATCTCACCGCAGAAATCATCACCGGCCAACACTCCGTCTCCCCGCACACTTCGACGCACCGTCAACCTCTCCGAATCTCTCAGACTCGATTCTCCTGCTGGCGAGGCTATTGAGAAGCTACGTGAGAGGCCGGCCGGATCAGAAAAGCCCCTGGGAACGGATTCACAGTCCGATGCAATGCTGTACTCCACTCCATCGACGAAAGAGAACGAGGCCCCCGAGGATCTCGACGCGAAGCGGGGCGATGCCGCAGCTGCCTCTCGAGCTTCACCACTCGCCTGGCAGCGACGGACGAATCGATCCAACAGCCGCCCGCTGAGCGTTTATGCGGCCCAGAATGCTGCCCAGAGCGCGACGAGCAAGCCATTTGCTGAGACCCAAGAGCCCCACGAGCCGCCTTCTCCTACGCAGCCTCTTTCCAAGGATCAAATCGCCAAGAGCCTTGCATCTAAGGACGCATCGTGGTTCCGTCAAACCGCTGATCGAGGCGCAGACTCCGCAGCCTATAGGAAGAACCAGGTTGAAGACGATGACCGACTCGATATGTCCAGTCTCAGCTCACAGCTGCCTGGCATGACCAGCGAAAACTCGTCCGAACGCCCTGTTTCGCGGGGTAGTGAGAATGTGTTTAGCAAGCTTTCAGCTCCTTTCACCCTAAACCCACTTGGCTTCGACAATCCTTCTGCCGAGAAACCGCAGACGGAACCTGTTGCTTCAACGCCTACTGGTCGGTCCTCTCCAGTACGGACGACCTCTCCCACCAAGGGCATGGGAGGATTTGTGCAGAGCgcaatgatgaagaggagcgaTAGTGTAAAACGATGGTCTGTTGCTAGCCCGCCTGGATTGACTCGCCCTGAGAACATGGCTACGCATCGTGGTTCCGTTGACAGGACTCTATCCAGACCGCAGAGCATGTTTATTCGCGACCCGACAACGACAACGACAACACCAGGGACAAGTAGATCAGCTTCTCGACCATCGTCTCGTCCAGCCTCTCGGCACGGGGGAGAAGAATCCGCATTTGAATCGAGTCCTCGTGAGAGACGCCCAAAGACACCATCGTCAACGAGTCCGCCCCCGTTCCAAAAATCTGGGCTTCCTGATGACGCATCCCTCCCAGTCAGCCCGTCTAAGACAATGGAGCCCAGACGCTGGAGTCCTCAAAAATCGAGTTGGCTTGAGAGTGCGCTTAACAAACCGGATTCGCCAAAATTACCTCCTAagccagcttcttcacaACAGCCGGCATGGATGGTCGAGCTCAATAAGAACAAGACAGGACGTGGCAACCCCACTCCAGAGCCAGCTCGGCCCTCTCATAAGCACCAAGTTAGTATCGATGGGCTTATGAGGTCCACGCCAATGGGGTCGAGGCTGAACCTCAACACAACTGGCCTGGGAGGCATCTACTCGCCTCCTGGCACGCAATCGGCAGCCCCAAATCGTGCATCAATGCAAAATTTCCCTCCAGTGTCGGAGCGACCAAGATCAAAGTCGAGAGGTGCTGTTGCTGACGCGAAGGATGAAATGGCGGTGGAACGACCAAGATCAAAGTCGAGGGGTGCTTTCGCCGATGTGAGGGACGAAGTGGCGGAGCGGCCAAGATCCAAGTCGAGAGGTGCTTTCGCTGAAGCGAGAGACGAAGTGTTGGCGGAACGGCCAAGATCAAAGTCAAGAGGTGCGCTCGCCGACGTGAGAGACGAAGTGAGAGAAAAGCGATCAGAATCTCTCAGTTCGGTGGCCAACCCACTGCCTGCCCGGGTCAAACCTGAAGCTCCCCCGAAGAAGGATTTGGATTTCCGCTCCAATCTGAGGCCACGAGCTGCCGAGGCCCCGGCACCAAAGACGCAGGAACCAGAGTTCAAGGCTGTGTTTGGCACTCTCCGTAGGACTAAAACTCAAAACTTTAAGGCACCGGACGAGCTAAAGGACAACATTCTCCGGGGCAAGGCGGCTCTCAACGCGACTGACGGCCCACAGAAGTCTACGATTAGGGATGATTTTAAGGACGCTAtacagaaaaagagagatgattTTAAGAAGGCCCAATCCGAAGGAAAAGGAATCGCCGCCAACACGATTACGAAGCCCAAGCCTCTTCTCCCCGAAGCACTCGCCATCAGGGCCGAGCTGGGTAAGCCGACAGCCGGGCTCCAGCAAGATGCCCCCTCGGAGACGCGAACTCCATCCGGTCAGTCGATGAAGCCCGATTCACCAAAACCAAATCCTCCACAGAGAAAGTCAAGTCAAGTGAACTTGGCTAGGCAGTCTAGCCCATCATTGACTCCCACGAAGGACCCCTTAACTGAGAGACCCAGGCTAGACGATGCGGAGACCGATACGCAAACGAAGATCGAACCCTCGCCACACTCCCCCGGacttttgaagaagaagagtgcTCCATCAAAGCTTGGCGGCCTGGCTGGACGATTCAACCCTGCGCTTGCCGGCATGCTGGCACGAGGACCACCTCCCCCAGCACTCAACGGCGGTAACCGAGCCGAAGAGTCGAGACAAGCTGGCGGAGATCCCCAGCCTTCACAACCAGGCCCTCAGTTGACGCACATGACTAAAGGTCGAGCGCGCGGTCCCAAGAGAAAGGCCCCATCTAATGTGAGCAACGCTACTACCACCTCCACCAATATCCCGTCAGAATTGCCTTTGGCGAACCGGCAACCCGCCGCTGTTGGGAAGCAGAACCTTCCTACACCCTTTGAAGCGAAGAAGCCGGCGCCACTGCCAGCCCAAGATCGAGTGGCTACAAAGCCTGATGTACCAAGCAAGCCGAAGCCAATCGagccgaagaagatggaagttGAGAGCCGACCTGCGGAGCATGTGGCTCCCTTGAACTTTCGTAGACGCATGACACAGCCTGAGATCCCGGCGCAGGAAATATTGGCACAGCCTGAAGCAGAGTCGCCAAAGAAGCTCGACATGAAGCGCGTGTCAAAATTCTTTGAGCAAACCAACAATACGGCGACATCTGAACCTCCCAGGCAGCCAAACAAGCTTTCACCTCAGAAGACTGGCACGTGGGAGCCGGTTAAGGCCGCTACCCCTGTATCTGAGCCTGCCAAGGAGCCAACCAAGTTGACTCAACAGAAGACTGGCGGCGGGTGGTCTCCggtgaagaaggctgagCGTTCGCTGCCCGATCCCCGGTCGTCTACACCGAACGTTGGCGAGACAAAGCCCGCAGTAGTCAAACTTGCTGTGTCGGAGCCAGTGTCTGCTGCTGTAAAAGCCCCATTACCAGGCCCCAAGCCATCAGCTTTCAATATGCCACcaaaggagattgaggctcGCCCGCTACCTCAGCTACAGGCCGAACCAGTACCGCCATCACCTGCACGACCGCAAACAGGACACGGTAGCGATGTATCAGCCATTCTCCATGACTTCTTTGCTCCTCCGTATAAGCGAATTCCGTGCGATATGGATCCCGCAGATATCCTCACAAATTACCCGAAATTTGGTGCAAAGATTAAGACTTTGTCATTCCACATGTTTCAGATTGATGGAAGTGGCAAACAGACTATCGTTCCCGCTCACCGCGAGCGCGTTCTATTCGAACAAGAGATGTATGTTGCCGGACACAACTTCACCAACGAAGCGGGATGGAAAGTGCGTGAGGTCTACTTCTGGATTGGTGACGAAGTTGCGGATGCCGATGAGGACGTAGCAGAGGCTGTGGCACAGCAAGAAGCAAGGCAATTGGGCGGTAAGCTCATTAAGATTAGGCAAGGCAAAGAGACGTCAGAGTTTTTGCAGGCTCTTGGCGGCGTGGCCACTATCCGAAGAGGTGGAAGCACCAGATACGACTCACTCGCTCCGACCATGCTCTGTGGTCGACGATACCAGGGCCAAGTGGCATTTGACGAGGTTGACATGACTACAGCCAGCCTCTGTGCCGGATTTGCCTACCTGATTACCCACTCTGGCAATTGCTATCTGTGGAAAGGCAAGGGGAGCGATGTAGACGAGCTCAGCTGCGCACGTCTCATTGGTATGGACTTGACGTTGACTGGGCAGCTGATTGAATACGATGAGGGTAGCGAGCCTGCTTCCTTCTGGGACATGTTGGAGGGCCAAGCCAAGCCTCATTCTGCAGACCACTGGAGACTGAAGCCTAGTTATGGGAAGTATAACAGTAGACTCTTTTGCTCCGATGCAGAGTCTAGACAACAG ATCTATGAGATCAGCCCATTTAACCAGGCCGACATGTCGACATTCAATATCTACGTGCTCGATGCCTTCTTTGAGATGTACATCATTGTTGGCTCGCAGGCGCAGTCCGAGTATGCCTCCTTCCGCAACGCCCTCGACTTTGCTCAGGAATACGCTGTCTTGGCAGCGAGTATGGAGGATCGCCCCTTTATTCCCATCTCCACTGTTGTGCTTGAGGGCGTGCCTCGCGACTTGAAGCGAGTGTTCCGCAAGTGGACTGACGAGCGATGTCCGACGCTCTTGCAAGTTCCTTCTGGTGAATCAGGCCTCAAGAGAGGCCGCAGTCTCAGAGTTGTGCCCCTTACTCAGGCAATCTTGGCTTTAAAGGAGTAG
- a CDS encoding uncharacterized protein (BUSCO:EOG092D3VG3~TransMembrane:2 (i7-27o39-62i)), which produces MVLLLDYLIKFLLGYAALTISLYMASLAVPKAGFAARVLAAYISLLACAVYGVLASILLALVGKRQIAQWACGRAFDFTMRYTTGVEFVIDDPNNVLGSTRPAVFIGNHQTELDVLMLGAIFPKYCSVTAKAQLKRVPFLGWFMSLSGTIFIDRKNSQGARSAMDGAANEIKTSRQSVYMFPEGTRSYAKEPMLLPFKKGAFHLAVQSGVPIVPVVVANYSHVLYVKNLVFNSGKIPVKVLAPIPTTNLTTADVDELTRSTREVMLSELISLTEKARGQPIAVPATNGSSTGKSTAIDK; this is translated from the exons AtggtcctcctcctcgactACCTCATCAAATTCCTCCTCGGCTACGCCGCCCTCACAATCTCCCTCTACATGGCGTCCCTCGCCGTCCCCAAGGCCGGCTTCGCAGCCCGCGTCCTCGCCGCCTACATCTCGCTCCTCGCCTGCGCCGTCTACGGCGTCCTCGCCTCCATCCTGCTCGCCCTCGTCGGCAAGCGCCAGATCGCGCAGTGGGCCTGCGGCCGCGCCTTCGATTTCACCATGCGCTACACCACCGGCGTCGAGTTCGTCATCGACGACCCCAACAACGTCCTCGGCTCGACCCGCCCCGCCGTCTTCATCGGCAACCACCAGACCGAGCTCGACGTGCTCATGCTGGGCGCCATCTTCCCCAAGTACTGCAGCGTCACGGCAAAGGCCCAGCTGAAGCGCGTGCCCTTCCTGGGCTGGTTCATGAGCCTGAGCGGCACAATCTTCATCGATCGCAAGAACAGCCAGGGCGCGCGCTCGGCCATGGACGGCGCCGCCAACGAGATCAAGACCAGCCGCCAGAGCGTCTACATGTTCCCCGAGGGCACGCGCAGCTACGCCAAGGAGCCTATGTTGCTGCCCTTCAAGAAGGGCGCTTTCCACCTCGCGGTGCAGTCTGGCGTCCCCATCGTGCCCGTCGTCGTTGCCAACTACAGTCATGTCCTCTACGTCAAGAACCTGGTTTTCAACTCTGGCAAGATTCCCGTCAAAG TCCTGGCCCCAATCCCCACCACCAACCTCACCACCGCCGATGTCGACGAACTCACCCGCTCCACCCGCGAAGTCATGCTCAGCGAACTCATCAGCTTGACGGAAAAGGCTCGCGGCCAGCCAATCGCCGTCCCGGCCACAAACGGTTCCTCCACAGGCAAGAGCACCGCCATCGACAAATAA
- a CDS encoding uncharacterized protein (EggNog:ENOG41~TransMembrane:3 (i88-106o118-138i233-261o)) — protein MSASLPGSRDLPSSQYDLSTYYGRVRHTMSITDPSTLLAGSKGLENAKRLVTEYKTGKLQHMTPELWHAKKIVDSTLHPDTGEPVFLPFRMSCFVLSNLIVTAGMLQPGLGTAGTVAWQVANQSLNVAINSSNANKSSPMTTADLAKSYGIAVTASCSVALGLNALVPRLKVSPSTRNVLSRLVPFAAVATAGALNAYLMRRGEIVTGIDVRPVLSDEEKKKLTEEGKSEADVPSLGRSQKAAKIAVYETSASRVINNTPIMIIPAMTLYHIQFKQAWYKNLMEKEWIKARPRVAASIPIGINLGLIAAVGFVALPLALAVFPQKQEISADSLEPEFHGKGGNGGKVWFNRGL, from the exons ATGTCCGCTTCTTTGCCTGGGTCGCGGGACCTGCCTTCGTCCCAGTATGACCTGTCAACATACTATGGACGTGTGAGACACACGATGAGCATCACGGATCCAAG CACCCTGCTTGCTGGTTCGAAAGGACTCGAGAATGCCAAAAGACTTGTCACAGAGTATAAGACTGGAAAACTGCAACACATGACACCAGAACTATGGCACGCGAAGAAGATTGTAGACTCGACTCTCCACCCCG ACACCGGAGAACCAGTTTTCCTGCCTTTCCGAATGTCCTGCTTCGTCCTATCGAACCTGATCGTCACGGCCGGCATGCTACAGCCTGGTCTGGGAACAGCGGGCACAGTGGCATGGCAGGTTGCCAACCAGTCCCTCAACGTTGCCATCAACAGCTCGAACGCAAATAAATCCTCCCCGATGACCACTGCGGATCTTGCCAAGTCCTACGGCATCGCCGTCACGGCCTCTTGCTCGGTGGCGCTCGGACTCAACGCCCTGGTGCCGAGATTGAAGGTCTCCCCCAGCACACGAAACGTTCTGAGCAGACTTGTGCCCTTTGCCGCTGTCGCTACCGCCGGTGCCCTGAACGCTTACCTGATGCGACGAGGAGAGATCGTCACGGGCATTGACGTTCGCCCTGTGCTCTCtgacgaggagaagaagaaactgaCCGAGGAAGGAAAATCCGAGGCAGATGTGCCTTCTTTGGGAAGGAGTCAGAAGGCAGCCAAGATTGCAGTGTACGAAACTTCGGCCAGCCGTGTCATTAACAACACACCTATCATGATCATCCCGGCTATGACTCTCTACCACATCCAGTTCAAGCAGGCTTGGTATAAGAACTTGATGGAGAAGGAGTGGATCAAGGCTCGACCGCGAGTTGCCGCCTCAATTCCCATTGGTATCAACTTGGGACTGATTGCGGCTGTTGGATTTGTGGCTCTTCCTCTGGCACTTGCAGTCTTCCCCCAGAAGCAGGAAATCAGCGCCGACAGCCTGGAGCCTGAGTTCCATGGCAAGGGAGGCAACGGTGGCAAGGTCTGGTTCAACCGTGGTCTGTAA
- the ARL2 gene encoding ADP-ribosylation factor-like protein 2 (BUSCO:EOG092D431N) produces MLSILRKARLKDKEMRILMLGLDNAGKTTIVKKIMGEDVNTVSPTLGFIIKTIDYQGYKLNIWDVGGQKTLRSYWRNYFEKTDALIWVVDTTDRLRINDCREELHGLLEEERLAGACLLIFANKTDVEGCMTQEEIVTMLRLHDIRTHQWHVLQCSAMTGKNLEEGLSWVVEDAKKRLFLY; encoded by the exons ATGTTGTCGATCTTACGCAAAGCACGGTTAAAGGACAAGGAAATGCGAATTCTGATGCT AGGGCTTGATAATGCCGGCAAGACAACGATCGTCAAGAAAATTATGGGTGAAGATGTGAACACGGTGAGCCCGACGCTCGGGTTCATCATCAAGACGATAGACTACCAAGG GTATAAACTGAATATTT GGGATGTGGGTGGCCAGAAGACGCTGCGATCATATTGGCGGAATTACTTCGAAAAAACAGATGCCCTGATATGGGTCGTTGACACAACAGATCGGCTGCGAATAAATGACTGTAGAGAGGAACTCCATGGACTGTTAGAAGAAGAG CGTCTGGCGGGAGCTTGCTTGTTGATATTTGCAAACAAGACCGACGTGGAAGGGTGCATGACCCAAGAGGAAATCGTCACG atgctgcggctgcacGATATTCGTACACACCAGTGGCATGTGTTACAGTGTAGTGCTATGACGGGCAAGAATCTAGAGGAGGGGTTGTCTTGGGTGGTGGAGGATGCTAAGAAGCGGCTTTTCTTGTATTAG
- a CDS encoding uncharacterized protein (EggNog:ENOG41), with amino-acid sequence MDLTPGSGKSGSVPAKNGEVVKTFSTLKAWLSNDSSVPKTPVTPKTPSFLKNQVIQESVAVTTEHPSSYETKEFSDASVRMTEDPTHPSATGISDTSHQEQDGVHYCFKRPPSILDTINRILSPEKPTGQEPAKRRAMPIHSSKVTEGLTELEEKSQQSKVSWNISEALSDNDGYQNDQAQHTTPEEVNDSRTMGWLLQISNPPAAVDWLASTTTVDHYKKDIDPNTGEFLPEMVHPDTFKTLSDGPSRDHRDIAWRQANMTAELQINREIRSREALATKLRSQIKPEVEDVPVEPTAWPDAECIVRPVKSEDFETIATIMNLERKAKSNPQVFEWKEIVAADIQEIYKCCQVNLRPFVVATAAEDPLLDRSKWPENATKAYQSYLAFRSTQAEVSQVIFGFAFVTEARIGILGTACPGSRHAGQIKVIVHPDHRGKLYGSALLDRVLLCTAPFHRSMVDYEWRCQIPARIYENLSYQNHRKYAWIYIETFCADRGDPAMQLVTKFLQKFEFKEVGCLPSAIKTNRYIESQWLDLVLWARETQPRSNIMDSTPGTQCI; translated from the coding sequence ATGGATCTTACTCCAGGATCTGGAAAGTCTGGCAGTGTGCCGGCTAAGAATGGCGAGGTCGTCAAGACATTCTCTACCCTCAAAGCATGGCTGAGCAATGATTCCAGTGTTCCTAAGACCCCCGTGACCCCCAAGACTCCATCTTTCTTGAAGAACCAAGTAATTCAAGAGAGTGTGGCTGTAACCACCGAGCATCCAAGTTCATATGAGACGAAAGAATTCAGTGACGCCTCAGTTCGCATGACTGAAGATCCTACTCATCCAAGCGCTACTGGCATATCGGATACGAGTCATCAGGAACAGGATGGAGTCCATTACTGCTTTAAGCGGCCGCCGTCTATTTTGGACACAATTAATAGAATTTTAAGCCCGGAAAAGCCCACAGGGCAAGAACCAGCCAAACGCAGAGCTATGCCAATCCATTCATCAAAGGTGACCGAGGGCCTGACTGAATTGGAAGAAAAGTCTCAACAAAGCAAAGTGTCATGGAACATAAGCGAAGCTCTCTCAGACAATGATGGCTATCAGAATGATCAGGCACAGCATACAACGCCCGAGGAAGTCAATGATTCGCGTACTATGGGATGGCTCCTCCAAATCTCTAACCCGCCTGCGGCAGTGGATTGGCTAGCATCTACCACTACGGTAGATCATTACAAAAAGGATATCGATCCCAACACAGGGGAATTCCTACCAGAAATGGTCCACCCCGACACATTCAAAACTCTCAGCGATGGCCCGTCCCGTGATCATAGAGATATCGCCTGGCGACAGGCCAATATGACAGCCGAGTTACAAATCAACCGAGAAATACGGAGCCGAGAGGCTCTTGCAACCAAGCTCAGATCGCAGATAAAGCCTGAAGTGGAGGATGTGCCTGTTGAGCCGACAGCTTGGCCCGATGCAGAGTGTATCGTACGACCTGTAAAGTCTGAAGATTTCGAAACCATTGCTACCATTATGAACTTGgaaagaaaggcaaagagtAATCCACAAGTGTTTGAATGGAAGGAAATTGTGGCTGCAGACATTCAAGAGATATACAAGTGCTGCCAAGTCAACTTGCGACCATTTGTCGTTGCCACTGCGGCAGAGGATCCTTTGCTCGACCGTTCCAAGTGGCCGGAGAATGCCACAAAGGCCTATCAAAGCTATCTCGCATTTCGTTCAACTCAGGCCGAGGTCTCGCAGGTCATATTTGGCTTTGCCTTTGTAACCGAAGCCAGGATTGGAATTCTTGGGACTGCATGTCCTGGATCAAGGCATGCTGGACAGATAAAAGTGATTGTCCATCCTGATCACCGAGGGAAGCTGTATGGATCTGCCTTACTTGACAGGGTCTTGCTATGCACTGCGCCGTTTCATCGAAGCATGGTGGATTACGAGTGGCGTTGCCAAATTCCCGCAAGGATTTATGAGAATCTCTCGTACCAGAATCATCGGAAATACGCCTGGATCTACATTGAAACATTTTGCGCTGATAGAGGGGATCCAGCTATGCAGCTGGTGACCAAGTTTCTCCAAAAGTTCGAATTCAAAGAGGTAGGCTGCCTGCCCAGCGCCATCAAGACAAACCGCTATATTGAGAGCCAATGGCTTGACTTGGTATTGTGGGCACGGGAAACGCAACCTCGCTCAAATATCATGGATTCTACGCCGGGCACCCAGTGTATTTAA
- a CDS encoding uncharacterized protein (EggNog:ENOG41~TransMembrane:3 (i149-167o179-199i294-322o)), with protein MTPELWHAKKIVDSTLHPDTGEPVFLPFRMSCFVLSNLIVTAGMLQPGLGTAGTVAWQVANQSLNVAINSSNANKSSPMTTADLAKSYGIAVTASCSVALGLNALVPRLKVSPSTRNVLSRLVPFAAVATAGALNAYLMRRGEIVTGIDVRPVLSDEEKKKLTEEGKSEADVPSLGRSQKAAKIAVYETSASRVINNTPIMIIPAMTLYHIQFKQAWYKNLMEKEWIKARPRVAASIPIGINLGLIAAVGFVALPLALAVFPQKQEISADSLEPEFHGKGGNGGKVWFNRGL; from the exons ATGACACCAGAACTATGGCACGCGAAGAAGATTGTAGACTCGACTCTCCACCCCG ACACCGGAGAACCAGTTTTCCTGCCTTTCCGAATGTCCTGCTTCGTCCTATCGAACCTGATCGTCACGGCCGGCATGCTACAGCCTGGTCTGGGAACAGCGGGCACAGTGGCATGGCAGGTTGCCAACCAGTCCCTCAACGTTGCCATCAACAGCTCGAACGCAAATAAATCCTCCCCGATGACCACTGCGGATCTTGCCAAGTCCTACGGCATCGCCGTCACGGCCTCTTGCTCGGTGGCGCTCGGACTCAACGCCCTGGTGCCGAGATTGAAGGTCTCCCCCAGCACACGAAACGTTCTGAGCAGACTTGTGCCCTTTGCCGCTGTCGCTACCGCCGGTGCCCTGAACGCTTACCTGATGCGACGAGGAGAGATCGTCACGGGCATTGACGTTCGCCCTGTGCTCTCtgacgaggagaagaagaaactgaCCGAGGAAGGAAAATCCGAGGCAGATGTGCCTTCTTTGGGAAGGAGTCAGAAGGCAGCCAAGATTGCAGTGTACGAAACTTCGGCCAGCCGTGTCATTAACAACACACCTATCATGATCATCCCGGCTATGACTCTCTACCACATCCAGTTCAAGCAGGCTTGGTATAAGAACTTGATGGAGAAGGAGTGGATCAAGGCTCGACCGCGAGTTGCCGCCTCAATTCCCATTGGTATCAACTTGGGACTGATTGCGGCTGTTGGATTTGTGGCTCTTCCTCTGGCACTTGCAGTCTTCCCCCAGAAGCAGGAAATCAGCGCCGACAGCCTGGAGCCTGAGTTCCATGGCAAGGGAGGCAACGGTGGCAAGGTCTGGTTCAACCGTGGTCTGTAA
- the AXE1_1 gene encoding 1 carbohydrate esterase (CAZy:CE5~SECRETED:SignalP(1-25)), translated as MPSIKNSLALLLSQALLATNSQANGATVKRQCPGIHVFGARETTAPPGYGSSSTVVNLIIAAHPGTTSEALDYPACGGQSSCGSIPYNTSAVDGINAAVTAINSFHNSCPDTQLVLVGYSQGGQVFDDVICGGGDPGEGYSNTAVPISASAASAIKAAILMGDPRNIAGLPYNVGNCTAGGFDAHPSGFVCAAASKIQSYCDASDPYCCNGNNAATHQGYGQEYGQQALAFVNSKLSSTGGSGPTSTPPSGPTSTGSSPSATQTHYGQCGGIGYSGPTQCASGYTCQVLNSYYSQCL; from the exons ATGCCTTCAATTAAGAACTCCCTCGCTCTTTTACTGAGCCAAGCTCTTTTGGCTACCAATAGCCAAGCGAATGGAGCGACCGTTAAGCGACAGTGCCCGGGGATCCATGTCTTTGGTGCTCGTGAAACTACAGCACCGCCAGGATATGGCTCCTCCTCTACTGTTGTAAACTTGATCATCGCCGCCCATCCCGGAACTACATCTGAAGCACTTGACTACCCAGCTTGTGGTGGTCAGTCTTCTTGTGGCAGCATCCCTTATAATACCTCTGCTGTGGACGGCATCAACGCCGCGGTCACAGCAATAAACAGCTTCCACAACTCCTGCCCAGATACTCAGCTGGTCTTGGTTGGATACTCGCAG GGTGGCCAAGTCTTTGACGATGTAATTTGCGGAGGAGGTGATCCTGGCGAGGGATACAGCAACACTGCTGTTCCGATATCCGCATCGGCAGCCTCTGCTATCAAGGCCGCAATCCTTATGGGAGATCCTCGAAATATTGCCGGACTGCCATATAATGTTGGAAACTGTACTGCTGGGGGT TTCGATGCCCACCCATCTGGATTTGTTTGCGCCGCCGCGTCTAAGATCCAGTCATACTGTGATGCCTCAGACCCGTACTGCTGCAATGGAAATAACGCTGCCACTCACCAAGGTTACGGCCAGGAGTATGGCCAGCAGGCTCTCGCTTTTGTCAACAGCAAGCTCTCCAGCACCGGTGGCAGCGGCCCAACCTCGACGCCACCCTCAGGCCCCACCAGCACTGGAAGCTCTCCCAGCGCGACCCAGACTCACTATGGACAGTGTGGTGGAATCGGCTACTCGGGTCCTACCCAGTGTGCTAGCGGCTACACTTGCCAGGTCCTGAACTCTTACTACTCTCAGTGCTTGTAG